One window from the genome of Anaerococcus sp. Marseille-Q7828 encodes:
- a CDS encoding RNA helicase, whose product MKKLEIILDLGDGPVVSKYYDEKSDRLLTGIDVVDNDEYIQKLNNEIQDLYSSYYKIDYNDEPVYFDKDQEKKDKYKMLDLLGKLMKKLDEINDGSFEIDDRETERVKNL is encoded by the coding sequence ATGAAAAAATTAGAGATAATATTAGATTTAGGTGATGGACCAGTAGTGAGTAAGTATTACGACGAAAAATCTGATCGCTTGCTTACAGGCATAGATGTTGTTGATAATGATGAATATATCCAAAAATTAAATAATGAAATTCAAGATTTATATTCATCATATTATAAAATTGATTACAATGATGAACCCGTATATTTTGACAAAGACCAGGAGAAAAAAGATAAATACAAAATGCTTGATCTACTTGGGAAACTTATGAAAAAACTTGATGAAATAAATGATGGTTCATTCGAAATCGATGACAGAGAAACTGAGAGAGTTAAAAACTTATAA
- a CDS encoding NAD(P)H-dependent oxidoreductase: protein MPEGFEASFIEIGDLPLFNEEYDDGTLEIPESYTRFRNELANTDAFIFVTPEYNRAMPASIKNAIDDGLRPYEDMKWAGKKVVVISSSVSMTAGVRANYEVRTSLAFLGATVLAQPEVMLSEINKCFDENGNMIEFTKEFLASFVEKFVEFVK, encoded by the coding sequence TTGCCAGAAGGCTTTGAGGCAAGCTTTATTGAGATTGGCGATTTGCCTTTATTCAATGAAGAATATGATGATGGCACATTGGAAATTCCAGAGTCCTATACTAGATTTAGAAACGAATTAGCAAATACTGATGCTTTTATATTTGTTACTCCTGAGTACAATAGGGCTATGCCAGCTAGCATCAAAAATGCTATCGATGATGGATTAAGACCATATGAAGATATGAAGTGGGCAGGAAAGAAAGTCGTTGTTATTAGTTCGTCAGTATCGATGACTGCAGGAGTTAGGGCAAATTATGAAGTCAGAACATCATTGGCATTTTTAGGGGCAACAGTTTTGGCTCAACCAGAAGTGATGCTATCAGAGATAAACAAATGCTTTGATGAAAATGGCAATATGATTGAATTTACTAAAGAATTTTTAGCAAGCTTTGTTGAAAAGTTTGTAGAATTTGTTAAATAA
- a CDS encoding GNAT family N-acetyltransferase: MERIESKRLILRKFVKEDAKDIYQGWASDPAVTKYLTWHPHKNLKETEQILDVWLAAYEGKNCYRFAIELKEENKLIGMIDVVGYEDGIPEIGYVLSRNYWNKGYMSEALSTFMNLLISEGFDKIYIEADENNIASNAIIRKNGFKFLGKDRRIKSQFKNEMVSLNTYEFVKSK, encoded by the coding sequence ATGGAAAGAATTGAAAGCAAAAGATTAATACTTAGAAAATTTGTTAAAGAAGATGCCAAGGACATTTACCAAGGCTGGGCAAGTGATCCAGCAGTGACCAAGTATCTTACCTGGCACCCTCATAAAAATTTGAAAGAAACTGAACAGATATTGGATGTGTGGCTTGCAGCCTACGAGGGTAAAAATTGCTATAGATTTGCCATAGAATTAAAAGAAGAAAATAAGCTCATAGGTATGATTGATGTAGTAGGCTATGAAGATGGTATTCCAGAAATAGGCTATGTCCTTTCAAGGAACTATTGGAACAAGGGCTATATGTCAGAAGCCCTATCAACCTTTATGAATCTGCTCATATCTGAGGGCTTTGATAAGATCTACATAGAAGCCGATGAGAACAATATTGCTAGTAATGCCATTATAAGAAAGAATGGCTTCAAATTTCTGGGAAAAGATAGACGAATAAAATCTCAGTTCAAAAATGAAATGGTAAGCTTAAATACATATGAGTTTGTTAAATCTAAATGA
- a CDS encoding class I SAM-dependent methyltransferase: MLDNKGFDLWADDYDKSVGLSDDDNTYPFAGYKEILNQIYNEVLSIDAKRVLDIGFGTGTLTSQLYEKGIEIYGQDFSKEMFDIAREKMPHAKLYFNDFSRGLDKNLLTKKYDAIIATYSLHHLADEDKVDFIKSLLPLLNDGGKILIGDVAFNTRHELEICKNQAGSDWDSEEFYFVYDEIKDSFPNSSFDQISHCAGIITIG, translated from the coding sequence ATGTTAGATAACAAGGGTTTTGACCTATGGGCAGATGATTACGACAAAAGCGTTGGCCTGTCAGATGATGACAATACTTATCCATTTGCAGGCTACAAGGAGATTTTAAATCAGATTTATAATGAGGTTCTCTCTATTGATGCTAAAAGAGTTTTGGACATAGGCTTTGGAACAGGAACTCTTACAAGCCAACTTTATGAAAAGGGAATCGAAATTTATGGTCAGGATTTCTCAAAAGAAATGTTTGATATAGCAAGAGAGAAAATGCCCCATGCAAAGCTATACTTCAACGATTTTTCTCGTGGACTAGATAAGAATCTTCTTACAAAAAAATACGATGCAATCATTGCAACATACTCCCTCCACCATTTAGCAGATGAGGATAAGGTTGACTTTATCAAGTCACTATTGCCTCTATTAAATGACGGTGGAAAGATTTTGATAGGAGATGTAGCTTTTAATACTCGCCATGAATTGGAAATTTGTAAAAATCAAGCAGGAAGCGATTGGGACTCTGAGGAATTTTACTTTGTCTATGATGAAATCAAAGACAGTTTCCCAAATTCGTCCTTTGATCAGATATCCCATTGCGCTGGTATAATAACTATAGGATAG
- a CDS encoding protein adenylyltransferase Fic, whose translation MDKSSEEYISKKRAIDLWDSGKIDNFEVGTVKGLMDIHYALFHDLEGFDAGKIRKVNISKGNFRFANSMYLEPALDAIERMPENNFDQIIEKYVEMNVAHPFIEGNGRATRIWLDLILKKNLDKCIDWQRVDKVDYLEFMKISPVRSKYIKMLLKEALTEKISDREVFMKGLDQSYIYEGLDDFKAEEIDSKLDK comes from the coding sequence ATGGATAAAAGTAGTGAAGAATACATCAGCAAAAAAAGAGCCATTGACCTATGGGATTCTGGTAAAATAGATAATTTTGAAGTTGGCACAGTCAAGGGGCTTATGGACATACATTATGCCCTATTTCATGACCTTGAAGGATTTGATGCAGGTAAGATTCGAAAAGTCAACATATCAAAGGGGAATTTTCGCTTTGCCAATTCTATGTATCTGGAGCCTGCTCTTGACGCAATTGAACGAATGCCCGAAAATAATTTTGATCAAATAATTGAAAAGTACGTGGAAATGAATGTGGCTCATCCATTTATAGAAGGCAACGGAAGAGCAACGAGGATATGGCTTGACTTGATTTTAAAAAAGAATTTGGACAAGTGCATAGACTGGCAAAGGGTAGATAAGGTTGATTACCTGGAATTTATGAAAATTAGTCCTGTTAGAAGCAAGTACATCAAGATGCTTTTAAAAGAAGCTCTAACAGAAAAAATATCTGACAGAGAAGTGTTTATGAAGGGACTAGATCAATCATATATTTATGAAGGTCTGGATGATTTTAAGGCGGAGGAGATTGATTCTAAGCTTGATAAATAA
- a CDS encoding GNAT family N-acetyltransferase encodes MISLEKISEENFKECINLDPGVTNEDFADSVAYSLAEAWIYYPDMKPFAISMDGELIGFALLYLGEENFQIINFFIVKGFRDRGYGRQAARLCIDYLKDVYKVDRISVPVDCRNYRALKFWRDLGFEESKNIEDGYVFMRCHL; translated from the coding sequence TTGATTAGTTTAGAAAAAATATCTGAAGAAAATTTCAAAGAATGCATAAATCTAGATCCTGGAGTCACAAACGAGGACTTTGCGGATAGTGTGGCCTACTCCTTGGCAGAAGCTTGGATTTATTATCCTGATATGAAGCCCTTTGCCATTTCTATGGATGGTGAGCTTATTGGTTTTGCTTTGCTATATCTAGGTGAGGAGAACTTTCAGATTATAAACTTTTTTATTGTGAAAGGCTTTAGGGATAGGGGATATGGCAGACAAGCTGCGAGACTTTGCATAGATTATTTAAAGGATGTTTACAAGGTAGATAGGATATCTGTTCCTGTTGATTGTAGAAATTATAGAGCTTTGAAATTTTGGAGAGACTTAGGTTTTGAAGAATCAAAGAATATCGAAGACGGATATGTATTTATGAGATGCCACTTGTAA
- a CDS encoding ATP-binding cassette domain-containing protein — protein MLQIKNLTIRLIEDDRIIIKDFDLTLNDGDKLGLIGEEGNGKSILLKAIVDRENTEKFASISGEIYENNEIIGYLPQSLPSQYESMTSLEYLYHKLSYESIEYNLLYRYMSEFDLPDDILAEDRPMASLSGGEKIKFLLLVELLKNPSVFLFDEPSNDLDYESVAWLRDFMGQLEIPFIFVSHDTNLLSKIANRIVHLEQIRRRSMAKHTISNNTYDEYVRKRQNFITSETTRANKEREEFDKKLYRYKRVHDAVQHDLRATKDDLIGRNLKDKMHTVKSVGKRLEKEEENLTKKPDYEEAIDIFFNEDIYVPNGKQILDFKKDELRIGSKILAKNINLQIIGPEKICIVGKNGAGKTTLLKEILKECENLNLKVGYMPQSYFAYEEDEVNAIDYLSQSFSKEENIKISNFLGSLNFKREEMYRNISDLSGGQKAKLFFAKMNIDKAEVLILDEPTRNLSPLSKPEIIEALKAYKGAIIAVSHDKDFIDQVFDKVYELNNQGLKIIA, from the coding sequence ATGTTACAGATTAAAAATTTAACAATACGATTAATAGAAGATGACAGGATTATTATCAAGGATTTTGATTTAACCTTAAATGATGGGGACAAGCTTGGCCTCATTGGCGAAGAGGGCAATGGCAAATCAATCCTTTTAAAAGCGATAGTAGATAGGGAAAATACAGAAAAATTTGCTAGTATTAGTGGAGAAATCTATGAGAATAATGAGATAATCGGCTACTTGCCCCAATCTTTGCCCAGCCAATATGAAAGTATGACTTCATTGGAATATCTTTACCACAAGCTTTCTTATGAATCCATAGAATACAATCTCTTGTATAGGTATATGAGTGAGTTCGACTTGCCAGACGACATCCTGGCAGAAGATAGACCTATGGCAAGTCTTTCTGGTGGGGAGAAGATAAAGTTTCTCTTGCTAGTAGAGTTGCTAAAAAATCCTAGTGTATTTCTCTTTGATGAGCCAAGCAATGACTTGGATTATGAGTCGGTGGCTTGGCTGAGAGATTTTATGGGACAATTAGAAATTCCTTTTATTTTTGTATCTCATGACACTAATTTGCTAAGTAAAATAGCTAATAGGATTGTCCACCTAGAACAGATTAGGAGAAGAAGTATGGCAAAGCACACAATTTCAAACAATACCTATGATGAATATGTGAGAAAAAGACAAAACTTTATCACGAGTGAAACCACAAGGGCTAATAAAGAGAGAGAGGAATTTGACAAAAAATTATACAGGTACAAGAGAGTCCACGATGCTGTCCAGCATGACCTTAGAGCTACTAAGGATGACTTAATCGGTAGAAATCTCAAGGATAAGATGCACACTGTAAAGTCCGTTGGCAAGAGACTTGAAAAAGAAGAGGAAAATCTAACCAAAAAACCAGACTATGAAGAAGCCATAGACATATTTTTCAACGAAGATATATATGTCCCAAATGGCAAGCAAATCCTAGATTTTAAGAAAGATGAGCTAAGGATTGGAAGTAAAATCCTAGCTAAAAATATTAACCTACAAATCATAGGACCAGAGAAAATCTGCATCGTTGGGAAAAATGGAGCTGGCAAAACCACTCTCCTTAAAGAAATCCTAAAAGAATGTGAGAACCTCAATCTAAAAGTAGGCTATATGCCCCAATCATATTTTGCATACGAAGAAGATGAAGTGAACGCCATTGATTACTTGTCACAATCTTTTTCCAAAGAAGAAAATATCAAAATATCAAACTTTTTGGGATCTTTGAATTTCAAAAGAGAAGAAATGTATAGAAATATATCAGACCTATCCGGAGGACAAAAAGCCAAACTTTTCTTTGCCAAGATGAATATAGACAAGGCAGAGGTCCTAATCCTTGACGAGCCAACAAGGAATCTTTCGCCCTTGTCAAAACCAGAGATTATAGAAGCACTCAAAGCTTACAAGGGAGCAATAATAGCTGTGTCCCACGACAAGGACTTTATAGACCAGGTTTTCGATAAGGTTTATGAGCTTAATAATCAAGGTTTAAAAATAATCGCCTAA
- a CDS encoding Wzz/FepE/Etk N-terminal domain-containing protein — protein MLIIILGLLLGGISYGVSSYVLTPKYDSNATMIVSNSTGTDSQNPEQTNVDFGQIQANKALISTYSEIVKSRGIADKVISNLNLDMDYGEFSEKVSIEPVKDTQIISVKVVDTISERAQDIANETANIFKDSIGDIMKVDNVQILDGATLPEKPSSPNIKKNTAIGVVLGLILGIMISIFKELADTTIKSQDDINKYFDLPVIGIIPDKKQG, from the coding sequence TTGCTAATCATTATTTTGGGTCTTTTGTTAGGAGGGATTTCTTATGGAGTGTCTTCCTATGTGCTAACACCTAAATATGATTCAAACGCTACTATGATAGTTAGCAATTCAACTGGTACAGATAGTCAAAATCCAGAACAGACCAATGTTGATTTTGGACAAATCCAAGCTAACAAGGCTTTGATTTCAACTTATTCTGAGATAGTTAAGTCAAGAGGTATTGCTGATAAGGTTATCAGTAACCTAAATCTTGATATGGATTATGGAGAATTTTCTGAGAAAGTTTCTATTGAGCCTGTAAAGGATACTCAGATTATATCTGTAAAGGTAGTTGATACCATTTCTGAGAGAGCCCAGGATATTGCCAATGAGACTGCAAATATCTTCAAAGATTCTATTGGGGATATTATGAAGGTTGATAATGTTCAGATACTTGATGGGGCGACATTGCCCGAAAAGCCTTCATCTCCAAATATCAAGAAAAATACTGCGATTGGAGTAGTTTTAGGACTTATTCTTGGTATTATGATTTCTATTTTTAAAGAACTTGCAGATACTACTATCAAGTCCCAAGACGATATTAACAAGTATTTCGACCTACCAGTTATTGGTATAATTCCAGATAAGAAGCAAGGATAA
- a CDS encoding CpsD/CapB family tyrosine-protein kinase, producing MAKKKKNYYNSSMYDEAIRSVRTNIQFYGVDKENKIISVTSTKPAEGKSTVIYNLAKSFAENGDSAILLDCDLRSPSIGEIAGVNFNLGITNYLTGKADINDVIIKDREQSNLDLILTGPIPPNPSEMLASKVFANLIKNLAETYDYVFIDTPPVGLFTDASIVSTLCDGIFYVVKSSDTKKEEISQALENLKRVDANILGMVLTHAQLKKSKYGNYY from the coding sequence ATGGCAAAGAAAAAGAAAAATTATTATAATTCCTCAATGTATGATGAGGCTATAAGATCTGTGAGAACTAATATTCAGTTTTATGGTGTTGATAAGGAAAATAAAATAATATCTGTTACTTCGACCAAACCTGCTGAGGGTAAGTCTACAGTTATATATAATTTGGCCAAGTCTTTTGCAGAAAATGGTGACAGTGCTATTCTTCTTGACTGTGACCTTAGGAGTCCATCAATAGGCGAGATAGCAGGGGTTAATTTTAACCTTGGTATTACAAATTATCTTACTGGCAAGGCTGATATAAATGATGTTATTATCAAGGATAGGGAACAGAGCAATCTAGATTTGATTCTAACAGGTCCAATCCCACCAAATCCATCAGAGATGCTTGCTTCAAAAGTTTTTGCAAATCTTATCAAAAATCTTGCTGAGACCTATGACTATGTATTTATAGATACTCCTCCAGTGGGACTTTTTACAGATGCTTCAATTGTTTCTACTCTTTGCGATGGTATTTTCTATGTTGTGAAGTCATCTGATACCAAAAAGGAAGAAATATCCCAAGCTTTGGAAAATCTAAAGAGAGTAGATGCAAATATTCTAGGTATGGTTTTGACTCACGCTCAGCTAAAGAAGAGCAAGTACGGAAATTACTATTAA
- a CDS encoding CpsB/CapC family capsule biosynthesis tyrosine phosphatase: protein MIDIHNHIIYGVDDGSRDIDESLKMVELYQKAGFDQIIATSHYDRSRYMVDAGEIKEKVEILNEQCSNRGLGFKIYPGHEIQVELDMIKKLKSGELLTLNASKYVLCELSFVNKPNFLKDLFYNLQLEGYIPIIAHAERYPYVEDHIEWLEDFIKAGALVQINYASIESHADTTRELLQRNMVHIIGTDAHQSEWRSPDISAYKDEILKIIPEEKFDKLSTINPQKVIDDEYISSDFDKIIRPEKTKKKGIFNFWRKK, encoded by the coding sequence ATGATAGATATACACAATCATATAATCTATGGGGTCGATGATGGGTCTAGAGATATTGATGAGAGCTTGAAGATGGTAGAACTCTACCAAAAGGCAGGCTTTGACCAAATTATAGCAACAAGTCACTATGATAGGTCTAGGTATATGGTAGATGCTGGGGAAATCAAAGAAAAGGTTGAGATTTTAAATGAGCAATGCTCTAACAGGGGACTAGGTTTTAAAATATATCCAGGTCATGAGATTCAAGTTGAACTTGATATGATCAAGAAATTAAAATCGGGCGAGCTATTAACTTTGAATGCTTCAAAGTATGTGCTTTGTGAGCTTTCCTTTGTAAATAAGCCAAATTTTTTGAAGGACCTTTTTTACAACCTACAATTGGAAGGCTATATTCCAATCATAGCCCACGCAGAGAGATATCCTTATGTTGAAGACCACATAGAATGGCTTGAAGACTTTATCAAAGCTGGTGCCTTGGTTCAAATAAACTACGCATCTATAGAATCGCATGCTGACACTACTAGAGAACTATTGCAAAGAAATATGGTTCATATCATAGGGACAGATGCTCACCAATCAGAGTGGAGGAGCCCTGATATTTCAGCCTATAAGGATGAGATTCTAAAGATAATTCCAGAGGAGAAATTTGACAAGCTTTCAACCATCAACCCACAAAAAGTGATTGATGATGAGTATATTTCTAGCGACTTTGACAAAATCATCAGACCAGAAAAGACAAAGAAAAAAGGCATATTTAATTTTTGGAGAAAAAAATGA
- a CDS encoding SH3 domain-containing protein, which yields MRIRKFIYSALILFALTSCNKEEEHYESKNVKVDSVFDKADDSKEFDADKEKSKNEDKAKEEKKEENPADDKAENNNKAEDNDQQANNKPDNNAKKYRVENGVNMRSEANTDADNIVAVIDPGTEITALEEIEQNGKTWIKLEYQGQTGFVVKEFLQEVNN from the coding sequence ATGAGAATAAGGAAATTTATTTATTCTGCTCTTATTTTATTCGCATTGACTTCTTGTAACAAAGAAGAGGAACATTATGAGAGTAAAAATGTGAAGGTGGATTCAGTCTTTGACAAGGCTGATGATTCTAAGGAATTCGACGCTGACAAAGAAAAATCTAAAAATGAAGATAAGGCAAAAGAAGAGAAAAAAGAAGAAAATCCAGCAGATGATAAAGCTGAAAACAATAATAAAGCGGAAGATAATGATCAACAAGCAAATAACAAGCCTGACAACAATGCAAAGAAATATAGGGTTGAAAATGGCGTAAATATGAGATCTGAGGCTAATACTGATGCTGACAATATAGTAGCTGTGATAGACCCAGGCACAGAGATTACCGCTCTTGAAGAAATCGAGCAAAACGGAAAAACTTGGATCAAGTTAGAATACCAAGGACAGACAGGATTTGTAGTAAAAGAATTTCTCCAAGAGGTAAATAATTAG
- a CDS encoding heavy metal translocating P-type ATPase: MFKSMTDEHKSELRRLIVIAILTLVLSIYHHRYVSSPYIIIVFAIIYIMVAFDVLKEAFQMLKRGQALDENFLMSIATITAFAIGQYTEAVAVMLFYNFGELFEEIATHKSRENIKGLLNLVPEVANRVNPDGTTTEIDLDEVEVGDIILVRDGEKIGVDGVVTKGHGLVDTSSVTGESMPVEVEVGSEIISSSIMTQGIIQMEAKKEFEDSVAAKIMELIEDSAGSKSESEKTVTRFARVYTPIVVGLAVLLALIPPLFFDGAWDDYLLRAATFLVLSCPCALVLSVPLTFMSGLGLASENGILIKGSQYFESLNQAQVLLTDKTGTLTTGKFKVEDIKYFGDYDKEEILDYIYNIELLSTHPIAKGVVESLDRDEKQELFKNVTNEKGLGVKAISPDDQEIKIGSARYVGYDEKEKDRSIYLSIDGNLAAKVIIEDDIKKNTKETIDNLKKHFKEVLVVSGDSEEVVKETANKLGLTDYYAEVMPDEKLKVLKEFEEKGEKTVFVGDGINDAPVLANASVGISMGETASDLAIESSDILVVNGEFSKLNELLKISDITNTTVRQNITFILLVKLVILILGFLGKANMWMAIFGDVGVSIIAILWAMRILKKGEV, translated from the coding sequence ATGTTTAAATCAATGACAGATGAACACAAAAGTGAGCTTAGGCGATTGATTGTCATCGCCATCCTCACTCTTGTGCTAAGTATTTATCATCATAGATATGTTTCTAGCCCTTATATAATCATTGTCTTTGCCATCATTTATATAATGGTAGCATTTGACGTACTAAAAGAAGCCTTCCAGATGCTTAAGCGTGGCCAAGCTTTGGACGAGAACTTTTTGATGTCTATAGCCACTATCACAGCCTTTGCAATCGGTCAATACACAGAAGCTGTTGCCGTTATGCTTTTTTATAATTTTGGCGAGCTTTTCGAAGAGATTGCCACACATAAGTCGAGGGAAAATATCAAAGGGCTATTAAACTTGGTACCTGAAGTTGCAAATAGGGTAAATCCTGATGGCACCACAACAGAAATCGACCTAGACGAAGTCGAAGTTGGCGATATAATCCTCGTTCGCGATGGAGAAAAAATCGGAGTTGATGGAGTAGTCACCAAAGGTCACGGACTTGTGGATACCTCATCGGTGACTGGCGAATCTATGCCAGTTGAAGTTGAAGTAGGATCTGAGATAATTTCTTCGTCAATAATGACCCAAGGAATTATCCAAATGGAAGCAAAGAAAGAATTTGAAGATTCAGTTGCTGCCAAGATTATGGAATTAATCGAAGATTCTGCAGGTAGCAAGTCAGAAAGCGAAAAAACTGTAACACGTTTTGCAAGAGTATACACACCAATTGTAGTTGGTCTTGCAGTATTACTCGCCCTAATCCCTCCCCTATTTTTTGACGGAGCCTGGGATGATTACTTGCTTCGAGCTGCAACATTCTTAGTCTTATCTTGCCCATGTGCCCTAGTCCTATCAGTGCCACTTACCTTCATGTCTGGCCTAGGCCTTGCTAGTGAAAATGGCATACTAATCAAAGGCAGTCAATATTTCGAAAGCCTAAACCAAGCCCAAGTATTACTGACAGATAAGACCGGGACACTTACCACTGGCAAATTCAAGGTAGAAGATATCAAATATTTTGGAGATTATGACAAGGAAGAAATCCTAGATTATATTTACAATATCGAACTACTTAGCACCCACCCAATAGCAAAAGGTGTTGTAGAAAGCTTAGATAGAGATGAAAAACAAGAATTATTTAAAAACGTCACAAACGAAAAAGGCCTAGGTGTCAAAGCCATAAGCCCAGATGACCAAGAAATCAAAATTGGTTCAGCAAGATACGTTGGATACGATGAGAAGGAAAAAGATAGGTCAATATACCTTTCTATAGATGGAAATCTAGCAGCAAAAGTGATAATCGAAGATGATATCAAGAAAAACACAAAAGAAACTATAGATAATCTCAAAAAACACTTCAAAGAAGTCCTAGTAGTATCTGGCGATAGCGAAGAAGTAGTAAAAGAAACAGCAAATAAACTCGGACTAACCGACTATTATGCAGAAGTAATGCCAGATGAAAAACTAAAGGTCCTAAAAGAATTTGAAGAAAAAGGAGAAAAAACAGTCTTTGTAGGAGATGGGATAAACGACGCCCCAGTCCTTGCAAATGCAAGTGTTGGAATCTCCATGGGAGAAACAGCAAGCGATCTCGCCATAGAATCATCAGATATCCTAGTAGTAAATGGCGAATTTTCAAAACTAAATGAACTATTAAAAATATCAGACATCACCAATACAACTGTCAGACAAAACATAACATTCATCTTGCTAGTAAAACTAGTAATACTAATCCTAGGCTTCTTAGGAAAAGCCAATATGTGGATGGCAATATTTGGAGATGTAGGAGTATCAATCATTGCAATATTGTGGGCAATGAGGATTTTGAAAAAAGGGGAAGTATAA
- a CDS encoding cation transporter — MKLKYKVASKSLCANCAAKIEEAIKNIDGVEDANLSFLTEKLKLEVRDDANADRILDEANKIADKIEPGTVFLAK; from the coding sequence ATGAAATTAAAATATAAAGTAGCAAGCAAATCACTTTGTGCAAATTGCGCAGCAAAAATTGAGGAAGCTATCAAAAATATTGACGGCGTGGAAGATGCTAACCTATCATTTTTGACAGAAAAACTAAAACTTGAAGTAAGAGATGATGCAAATGCTGATAGAATCCTTGATGAGGCTAACAAAATAGCCGACAAGATAGAACCAGGAACAGTATTTTTGGCCAAATAA
- a CDS encoding metalloregulator ArsR/SmtB family transcription factor, with amino-acid sequence MLTIKDDEILFDLADLFKVFGDSTRLRIMNVLFSGPTSVGEIAEALDMSQSAISHQLKSLKDNNLVRSKRSGKSMYYELADDHVKTIFETGIEHIKE; translated from the coding sequence ATGTTAACTATTAAAGATGATGAAATATTATTTGATTTAGCTGATCTTTTTAAGGTTTTTGGTGATTCGACTAGACTTAGGATTATGAATGTGCTTTTTAGTGGACCTACTTCTGTTGGGGAAATTGCAGAAGCCTTGGATATGAGCCAGTCGGCTATTAGCCACCAGCTAAAGAGTTTGAAGGATAACAATTTGGTCAGATCTAAGAGAAGCGGCAAGTCAATGTACTACGAACTTGCTGATGACCACGTAAAGACGATTTTTGAGACAGGTATTGAACATATTAAGGAGTAA
- a CDS encoding ATP-binding cassette domain-containing protein: MNNLLDIKGLSAYYTKDKMILNSCDFNIGQNEVLALVGSNGSGKTTLIKTIMDIHPGFKVDDVSFMGVKSDFKDQDFKKSRIAVFSDDRAFRYWSFWEYAEFLHKLYGKDLDQDYLNSLIKGFNFNKYEDYILKDLSMGNAKKFYIIAALGLKLPLLVLDEPVDGLDFESTVFLYQELKAYKKFGSIFMSTHILESINEVADAYILLHDGKISDKKQITEKLRADEIMSSFGAKDV, from the coding sequence GTGAATAATTTACTAGATATCAAAGGTCTGAGCGCTTATTATACTAAAGATAAGATGATTTTAAACTCATGTGATTTTAATATTGGCCAAAACGAAGTCTTAGCTCTTGTGGGCTCTAATGGATCTGGTAAGACTACTTTGATAAAGACTATTATGGATATTCATCCGGGTTTTAAAGTTGATGATGTTAGCTTTATGGGGGTAAAATCCGATTTTAAGGATCAAGACTTTAAGAAGAGTAGGATTGCAGTTTTTTCTGATGATAGGGCATTTAGATATTGGAGTTTTTGGGAATATGCCGAATTTTTACATAAGCTATATGGCAAGGACTTAGATCAAGATTATTTGAATTCTCTAATCAAAGGCTTTAACTTTAACAAATATGAAGATTACATATTAAAAGATTTGTCTATGGGTAATGCTAAGAAATTCTACATAATAGCTGCCCTTGGATTAAAGTTGCCTTTATTAGTTCTTGATGAACCGGTTGATGGTTTAGACTTTGAATCAACTGTATTTTTGTATCAAGAACTAAAAGCGTACAAAAAGTTTGGGTCAATTTTTATGTCGACTCATATCCTAGAGTCAATTAATGAAGTTGCAGATGCCTATATTCTCTTACACGATGGTAAAATTAGTGATAAAAAACAGATTACAGAAAAATTGAGAGCTGATGAAATAATGTCTAGTTTTGGAGCAAAAGATGTTTAA